The following are from one region of the Cervus canadensis isolate Bull #8, Minnesota chromosome 21, ASM1932006v1, whole genome shotgun sequence genome:
- the LOC122423796 gene encoding LOW QUALITY PROTEIN: coiled-coil domain-containing protein 160-like (The sequence of the model RefSeq protein was modified relative to this genomic sequence to represent the inferred CDS: inserted 1 base in 1 codon), with amino-acid sequence MDARRKHWKENMFAPLFSAQDILDEAAQLESSSEQMTLDKAKRMEGIFNLSSRKFLEENKFKRKEFISQPSEQESNLIERKINISKREADTNSASCESSNLDIATEESFNGTEELPAWGTKELSTPPEKDKKKKFTEGMSPKLRLNLLNEELEVLNMKCRKIEEEFESAEKELLNSKKEVSIKRLNFQEAGVETSKKHWELQALRNDLSEKATNVKNLTEELQQAKEVIHKXENKDLKEAVRKLKRQTEVGNALLKEEMKLYYELEMEKIHGELNAIKNELRTEKTLQAKNNRALELLRKHFASVMPAGASDNFMGDFF; translated from the exons ATGGATGCTAGGAGAAAACACTGGAAGGAGAATATGTTTGCTCCTCTTTTCAGTGCACAGGATATTCTAGACGAAGCTGCTCAGCTTGAATCTTCTTCTGAACAAATGACTTTAGATAAGGCCAAAAGAATGGAAGGAATATTTAATTTGTCTAGTAGaaagtttctagaagaaaataaatttaaaaggaaagaatttatTTCCCAACCAAGTGAGCAAGAATCAAATTTAatagagagaaagataaacatttcAAAGAGGGAGGCAGACACAAATTCTGCCTCTTGTGAATCATCTAATTTGGACATTGCAACTGAAGAAAGCTTTAATGGCACAGAAGAGCTTCCTGCCTGGGGTACAAAGGAGTTATCAACTCCaccagaaaaagacaagaaaaagaaattcactgaAGGAATGTCTCCAAAACTTCGCCTGAATCTTTTGAATGAAGAGCTGGAAGTGCTTAATATGAAATGcagaaaaattgaagaggaatttGAAAGTGCAGAAAAAGAACTTTTGAACTCCAAAAAAGAAGTCTCCATAAAACGCCTAAATTTTCAAGAAGCAGGGGTGGAAACTTCCAAGAAACACTGGGAGCTTCAAGCTTTAAGAAATGACCTCTCTGAAAAAGCAACAAATGTTAAAAACTTAACTGAAGAGCTCCAGCAAGCCAAAGAGGTCATCCACA TTGAGAACAAGGATTTAAAAGAAGCTGTTAGGAAGTTAAAGCGGCAGACTGAGGTTGGAAATGCACtcctaaaagaagaaatgaaattgtattatgaattagaaatggaaaagatccATGGAGAGCTCAATGCTATCAAGAATGAACTGAGAACAGAGAAGACCCTACAAGCAAAAAATAACAGAGCCCTGGAGTTGCTTAGGAAACACTTTGCTTCTGTAATGCCGGCAGGTGCCTCTGACAACTTTATGGGGGAttttttctaa